A portion of the bacterium genome contains these proteins:
- a CDS encoding ABC transporter ATP-binding protein — MTDAIALEGLTKRFGETTGVFGLDLRVAPGQIFGFLGPNGAGKTTTIRLLLSYLKPDAGTARVFGLDAQRDAVALRQRIGYLPAEFNLYEHMTGQALLTYLARYRPAGSLDRAHALAQRLNIKLDGRIRHYSKGMKQKVALIQAMMHDPDLLILDEPSDGFDPLIQQEFHHLLTEARARGKTVFLSSHILSEVEQLCDQVAIIRGGKLLAVEGIEHLQARKIRLLNLKFDAPLNARDLSLPNATFRSQQGQQASFAYAGEAKELLTALSALPVADFTLEPARLEEIFLGYYESPRP; from the coding sequence ATGACGGACGCGATTGCCCTCGAAGGGCTAACCAAGCGCTTCGGCGAAACGACGGGAGTCTTCGGGCTCGACCTGCGCGTGGCGCCGGGGCAGATCTTCGGCTTCCTCGGCCCCAACGGGGCCGGCAAGACCACCACCATCCGGCTCTTGCTCTCCTACCTCAAGCCCGATGCCGGCACGGCCCGGGTCTTTGGCCTGGACGCCCAGCGCGACGCCGTCGCCCTGCGACAGCGGATCGGGTACTTGCCCGCCGAGTTCAACCTCTACGAGCACATGACGGGGCAGGCCCTGCTCACCTACCTCGCCCGCTATCGCCCGGCGGGCTCCCTTGACCGGGCGCACGCACTGGCTCAGCGCCTGAACATCAAGCTCGACGGCAGGATCCGGCACTACTCCAAGGGAATGAAGCAGAAAGTGGCCCTCATCCAGGCCATGATGCACGACCCGGACCTGCTGATCCTGGACGAACCCTCGGACGGCTTCGATCCCCTCATCCAGCAAGAGTTCCACCACCTGCTCACCGAGGCGCGCGCGCGGGGCAAGACCGTCTTCCTCTCGTCGCACATCCTCTCGGAGGTCGAGCAGCTCTGCGACCAGGTGGCCATCATCCGGGGCGGCAAGCTGCTCGCGGTCGAGGGGATCGAGCACCTCCAGGCGCGCAAGATTCGCCTGCTCAACCTCAAGTTCGACGCTCCCCTCAACGCCCGCGACCTCAGCCTGCCGAACGCCACCTTCCGCTCCCAGCAGGGTCAGCAGGCGAGCTTCGCCTATGCCGGCGAGGCCAAGGAGCTTCTCACCGCCCTCTCGGCGCTGCCCGTCGCCGACTTCACCCTGGAGCCCGCCCGCCTCGAGGAAATCTTCCTCGGCTACTACGAGAGTCCGCGCCCGTGA
- a CDS encoding ABC transporter permease subunit, with amino-acid sequence MNLDLIRHEAASAWRFLTLLCLGLLLFGVLMSALFPSMQASMAEMLRMVPSFLQPLVRSRAGIDTFEGFAGMAFSHPVLLALFAAWAIARGSQAIAGEIEAGTLGWMLSYPLDRVAFVLSKALVLLVGAALLAVSLIAGLLGTAEALDIAHAGLRPYLLAGVETFMLYGAIGALTLCISAMVSEKGKAVLAGTGLLLGSFLLNYVAELWAPAKAVRFLSLFAYYDPKGVLGGAPLALSHLLVLGGVMVVAIAGAALAFRRRDLSI; translated from the coding sequence GTGAACCTCGATCTGATCCGGCACGAAGCCGCAAGCGCCTGGCGCTTCCTCACCCTGCTCTGCCTCGGCCTCTTGCTCTTCGGCGTGCTGATGAGCGCCCTCTTCCCGTCCATGCAGGCGTCCATGGCCGAGATGCTGCGCATGGTGCCGAGCTTCCTGCAGCCGCTGGTCCGCTCGCGGGCGGGCATCGACACCTTCGAGGGGTTCGCCGGCATGGCCTTCTCCCACCCGGTGCTCCTGGCGCTGTTCGCCGCCTGGGCCATCGCGCGCGGCTCGCAGGCGATCGCCGGCGAGATCGAGGCCGGCACGCTCGGCTGGATGCTGAGCTATCCCCTCGACCGCGTGGCCTTCGTCCTCTCCAAGGCCCTCGTGCTGCTCGTCGGCGCAGCCCTGCTCGCCGTCTCGCTCATCGCGGGACTCCTGGGAACCGCCGAGGCCCTCGACATCGCCCACGCGGGGCTTCGCCCCTACCTGCTCGCAGGCGTCGAGACCTTCATGCTCTACGGGGCCATCGGCGCGCTCACCCTCTGCATCTCGGCCATGGTCTCCGAGAAGGGGAAGGCCGTCCTGGCCGGCACCGGGCTTCTGCTCGGCAGCTTCTTGCTGAACTACGTCGCCGAGCTGTGGGCGCCCGCCAAGGCGGTGCGCTTCCTGTCGCTCTTCGCCTACTACGACCCCAAGGGCGTGCTCGGCGGAGCACCGCTCGCCCTCTCGCACCTGTTGGTGCTGGGCGGGGTCATGGTCGTGGCGATCGCCGGGGCCGCCCTCGCCTTCCGGCGGCGGGACCTCTCGATCTAA
- a CDS encoding response regulator, producing the protein MVDDEPTNAEILSLLLSREGHQVTIASDGPSGVEAALRLNPDMVFMDVLMPGDFDGLEAIRRIKDAPSFTGIVICQSARASGADQEEGMVSGADGYLIKPFKRRDVLDLIAQFEDRLS; encoded by the coding sequence GTGGTTGACGATGAACCGACCAACGCCGAGATCCTGAGCCTGCTGCTTTCGCGCGAGGGCCACCAGGTGACGATCGCCTCGGACGGGCCCTCGGGGGTCGAGGCGGCCCTGCGGCTCAACCCTGACATGGTCTTCATGGACGTGCTGATGCCGGGCGACTTCGACGGGCTCGAGGCGATCCGACGCATCAAGGACGCGCCTTCCTTCACCGGGATCGTCATCTGCCAGTCGGCGCGCGCGAGCGGCGCCGACCAAGAAGAGGGCATGGTCTCGGGCGCTGACGGCTATCTCATCAAGCCCTTCAAGCGCCGCGACGTGCTCGACCTCATCGCCCAGTTCGAGGATCGCCTTTCCTAA
- a CDS encoding ABC transporter substrate-binding protein yields MPFLLCLLALLAIAAPAHAALLDFGGQPVPAGRYQRIVSLAPSNTELLYAIGWGDRVVGVTDACDYPAQARSKSKVGAAESLSVERVLALKPDLVLGIPSKAPVYAQLARMLKVPLAILPSDDLESVAANAEGLGAIIGPEGKRFAVNYRRQLAAIAPSRSHPKVFFMVWDRPLMSAGPKTFLDDLVKRAGGRNVVTAPGYATFSEEALIASAPDVIAFSDNLRPAAERLKARLKRPRLVALPADDVSRPGPRVIGAIQRAAKAFDQGS; encoded by the coding sequence GTGCCGTTCCTGCTCTGTCTGCTTGCGTTGCTCGCGATCGCAGCGCCCGCCCATGCCGCGCTCCTCGATTTCGGGGGGCAGCCGGTGCCGGCGGGCCGCTATCAGCGGATCGTGTCGCTGGCGCCGTCCAACACCGAGCTGCTCTACGCCATCGGCTGGGGGGACCGGGTGGTCGGCGTGACCGACGCCTGCGACTATCCGGCCCAGGCGCGAAGCAAGTCCAAGGTGGGGGCCGCCGAGAGCCTGAGCGTGGAGCGGGTGCTCGCCCTCAAGCCCGATCTGGTGCTGGGGATTCCGAGCAAGGCGCCGGTCTATGCCCAGTTGGCCCGCATGCTCAAGGTGCCCCTCGCCATCCTGCCGAGCGATGACCTCGAATCGGTGGCCGCCAACGCCGAGGGCCTCGGGGCGATCATCGGCCCGGAGGGCAAGCGCTTCGCCGTGAACTACCGCCGCCAGCTCGCGGCCATCGCCCCCAGCCGCTCGCACCCCAAGGTCTTCTTCATGGTCTGGGATCGCCCGCTCATGTCGGCCGGGCCCAAGACCTTCCTGGACGATCTGGTGAAGCGTGCGGGCGGACGCAACGTCGTGACGGCCCCCGGCTACGCGACCTTCTCGGAAGAGGCGCTGATCGCGAGCGCCCCGGATGTGATCGCCTTCTCGGACAACTTGCGACCGGCTGCCGAGCGCCTGAAGGCCCGCCTCAAGCGACCCCGGTTGGTCGCCCTGCCGGCCGATGACGTCTCGCGGCCGGGACCGCGCGTCATCGGAGCGATTCAGCGCGCCGCGAAGGCCTTCGATCAGGGGAGTTGA
- a CDS encoding LssY C-terminal domain-containing protein, protein MKRLHWLLLLTMLAAGCGRAPMGVDLGLDRPVTPTPTPTATPTPRLASLPSDPFTKKVDGKKIIPGDPVNMVMVGSEAAVHGAILKAGWITAEPITFQTSLRMANAYAFNLPYPNSPMSPLFMFDREQDVGYQKNSADVRKRDHFRIWKTPVRDPNGRETWAIAATKDVKVRVINGPTHVIDPKIDEERAYVAQTLFETQLVTDRYEIPGIGRPYQGKNGEGDPYETDGMAHVLVVAESAAFAAR, encoded by the coding sequence ATGAAGCGCCTTCACTGGTTGTTGTTGCTGACGATGCTCGCCGCGGGCTGCGGTCGCGCCCCCATGGGCGTCGATCTGGGCCTCGATCGTCCCGTCACCCCCACTCCCACCCCCACCGCGACTCCCACTCCGCGCCTGGCGAGCCTGCCCAGCGATCCGTTCACCAAGAAGGTGGACGGCAAGAAGATCATCCCCGGCGACCCGGTGAACATGGTCATGGTCGGCAGCGAAGCGGCCGTCCACGGCGCCATCCTCAAGGCCGGCTGGATCACCGCCGAGCCCATCACCTTCCAGACCTCCCTGCGGATGGCCAACGCCTACGCCTTCAACCTGCCCTACCCCAACTCGCCCATGAGCCCGCTCTTCATGTTCGATCGCGAGCAGGACGTGGGGTACCAGAAGAACAGCGCCGACGTGCGCAAGCGCGATCACTTCCGCATCTGGAAGACCCCGGTGCGCGACCCCAACGGGCGCGAGACCTGGGCGATCGCCGCCACCAAGGACGTCAAGGTCCGCGTCATCAACGGCCCGACTCACGTCATCGACCCCAAGATCGACGAGGAGCGCGCCTACGTCGCCCAGACCCTCTTCGAAACGCAGTTGGTGACCGACCGCTACGAGATCCCCGGGATCGGCCGCCCCTACCAGGGCAAGAACGGCGAAGGAGATCCTTACGAGACCGACGGCATGGCCCACGTGCTGGTCGTGGCCGAGAGCGCGGCTTTCGCCGCGCGCTAA
- a CDS encoding DUF2196 domain-containing protein, protein MRPKIGDRVLIAPRPHAADQGSSEGIVAQILTKSSTHPRGIKVRLTSGEIGCVRAVFVSGR, encoded by the coding sequence ATGCGCCCGAAAATCGGCGATCGCGTCCTCATCGCTCCGAGGCCCCATGCCGCCGACCAAGGTAGCTCCGAGGGCATCGTCGCTCAGATCCTCACCAAGTCCTCGACCCACCCGCGCGGCATCAAGGTCCGCCTCACCAGCGGCGAGATCGGCTGCGTCCGCGCCGTCTTCGTGAGCGGCCGCTAG